Proteins encoded by one window of Lathyrus oleraceus cultivar Zhongwan6 chromosome 1, CAAS_Psat_ZW6_1.0, whole genome shotgun sequence:
- the LOC127132058 gene encoding probable aquaporin TIP-type alpha codes for MSTRRYAFGRADEATHPDSLRATLAEFASTFIFVFAGEGSGLALVKIYQDSAFSAGELLAVALAHAFALFAAVSSSMHVSGGHVNPAVTFGALIGGRISVIRAVYYWVAQLLGSIVAALLLRLVTNNMRPAGFHVGVGLGEGHGLLLEIIMTFGLMYTVYATAIDPKRGNIAAIAPLAIGLIVGANILVGGPFDGACMNPALAFGPSLVGWRWHSHWIFWVGPFIGAALASLIYEYVVIPTEPPHAHQPLAAEDY; via the exons ATGTCAACTCGTAGGTATGCTTTTGGAAGAGCTGATGAAGCTACACATCCAGATTCTCTTAGAGCTACCTTAGCTGAATTTGCTTCCACTTTCATCTTTGTCTTTGCTGGAGAAGGCTCTGGCCTTGCTTTAG TTAAGATATACCAAGATTCAGCTTTCTCGGCTGGTGAATTGTTGGCAGTTGCACTTGCTCATGCATTTGCTCTATTTGCTGCTGTGTCTTCTAGCATGCATGTATCTGGTGGACATGTGAATCCAGCAGTCACATTTGGTGCTCTTATAGGTGGCAGAATCTCTGTCATTCGTGCTGTTTACTATTGGGTTGCTCAACTTTTAGGTTCTATTGTTGCTGCACTCTTGCTTAGGCTTGTCACTAATAACATG AGACCAGCAGGGTTTCATGTAGGAGTGGGTCTAGGCGAAGGACACGGCCTTCTACTCGAAATCATCATGACATTTGGGCTGATGTACACAGTATATGCAACAGCAATTGATCCAAAAAGAGGCAACATTGCAGCCATTGCACCTTTAGCAATCGGTCTCATCGTCGGTGCAAACATCCTCGTCGGCGGGCCATTTGACGGAGCATGCATGAACCCTGCACTTGCTTTTGGCCCTTCTTTGGTAGGCTGGAGATGGCACTCTCATTGGATCTTCTGGGTTGGTCCATTCATTGGTGCAGCATTGGCATCACTCATATATGAATATGTTGTGATCCCAACAGAACCACCTCATGCACACCAGCCTCTTGCTGCTGAAGACTACTAG
- the LOC127132048 gene encoding uncharacterized protein LOC127132048 — protein sequence MVVRFSPFSLKLSQQPHNHEFSCFSKQVAVSCSYGLKRFDLRRPQILSSAFGGKSNGLRVFVVSDLHTDYDENLKWVECLSNVKYKDDVLLVAGDVAETYSKFVVTMSLLRERFEHVFYVPGNHDLWCRREGQNYVDSVEKFNKLLEACKRIGVETNPMVVGALGIIPLFSWYHESFDKEEDITGYRIPSLEMACKDFYACNWPNGLSNGDTSLSLYFDALNDKQTESIKEIQKTCDHIITFSHFVPRQELCPEKRMLFYPKLPKVIGSDPLEDRIRSIHGAQGREHASSCHVFGHTHFCWDAVVDGIRYVQAPLAYPRERKRRMNGGDKWLPFCLYADKKFSRKLNPCFWSDYYSLIPRTPHNTKLAPWVARFYKLKKTIDV from the exons ATGGTGGTAAGGTTTAGCCCTTTTTCTCTGAAACTGTCTCAACAGCCTCATAATCATGAATTTTCATGTTTCTCTAAACAAGTAGCTGTTAGCTGTAGCTATGGACTGAAAAGGTTTGACCTTAGAAGGCCACAGATATTGTCTTCTGCTTTTGGAGGAAAGTCTAATGGTTTGCGTGTGTTTGTGGTTTCTGATTTGCATACTGATTATGATGAGAATTTGAAGTGGGTGGAGTGTTTGTCAAATGTGAAATATAAGGATGATGTGCTTCTTGTGGCTGGTGATGTTGCTGAGACATATAGCAAGTTTGTTGTTACAATGTCTCTTTTGAGAGAGAGATTTGAACATGTCTTCTATGTTCCGGGAAATCATGATCTTTGGTGTCGTCGCGAGGGACAAAACTAT GTTGATTCGGTTGAAAAGTTTAACAAATTGCTCGAAGCATGTAAGAGAATTGGAGTCGAGACAAATCCAATGGTTGTTGGTGCATTAGGGATCATTCCTTTGTTCTCTTGGTACCATGAG AGCTTTGATAAAGAGGAGGACATAACAGGCTATCGCATCCCGTCTTTGGAGATG GCATGTAAGGACTTCTATGCATGTAACTGGCCCAATGGACTTTCAAATGGAGATACATCCCTCTCTCTATATTTTGATGCACTCAATGATAAACAAACGGAAAGTATAAAGGAGATTCAGAAGACATGTGATCACATCATTACCTTTTCCCACTTTGTTCCAAG GCAAGAACTTTGTCCAGAAAAGAGGATGTTATTCTATCCCAAGCTTCCGAAAGTAATTGGTTCAGACCCTCTTGAAGATAGAATAAGGTCTATACATGGTGCTCAGGGAAGAGAGCATGCATCTTCTTGCCATGTGTTTGGTCATACTCACTTCTGTTGGGATGCTGTTGTAGATGGCATAAg GTATGTACAAGCACCCTTAGCTTATCCAAGAGAAAGAAAGAGAAGAATGAATGGAGGAGACAAATGGCTACCATTTTGCCTCTATGCTGACAAAAAGTTCTCTCGTAAACTCAATCCTTGCTTTTGGTCTGATTATTACTCTCTCATTCCCAGAACACCTCATAACACAAAGCTTGCTCCTTGGGTAGCCAGATTTTACAAGCTAAAGAAAACCATAGATGTATAG